The DNA region CGGAGTGTTGACTAATAGTGGCGGTTCAGCACCTGATCATTGCGGCGGATCAACCAGCGTGACTTTTACAGTTACCTCAGATTGCGAAGCCCCGAAAACTTGTGTTGCAACATTTGCTGTGACTGCAGCGCCAGGAGTTTCTATTACTTGTCCAAGTAATGTAACAGAAGCTGCATGTCAAACTCAAGCTCAGATTGATACTAAATTTTCTAACTGGTTAACTACTGCAACTTTCGGCGGTGGTTGTAATGGAGTATTGACCAATAGTGGTGGATCAGCTCCAAACCATTGTGGTGGTACAACGAATGTAACCTTTACGGTTACTTCAGATTGTGAAGCTCCTAAAACTTGTGTTGCTACATTTACCGTTTCAAATGCAACTGCAGTGGTTATAAATTGTCCTACCAATGTTACAGAAGCAGCTTGCCAAACACAGAGTGCCATTAATACGAAATTTAATAATTGGTTAGCAACTGCAACTTTTAGCGGTGGTTGTAACGGTGTATTGACAAATAGTGGAGGAACAGCTCCAGATCATTGTGGTGGTTCGACATCAGTTACATTTACCGTTACATCAGATTGCGAGGCACCTAAAACTTGTGTAGCTACATTTACTGTAAGCAATGCATCAGCAGTTGTGCTTACGTGCCCAAGCAATGTAACAGAAAATGCATGTCAAACACAAAGTCAAATTAATTCCAAATTCAATGCATGGCTAGCTACCGTCTCGACAAGTGGCGGTTGCAATCCAATGTTTACTAATAATAATACAGGTGCACCGAATGCTTGTGGTGGTTCAACTACAGTAACATTTACAGTGACCTCTGACTGTGAAGCACCAAAGACGTGTGCAGCAAGCTTTACAGTTACCGCAGCCCCTCCTGTAGTGTTGACTTGTCCAAACAATGTTACTGAAGGTCCATGTCAGACCCAATCACAGATTAATTCCAAATTCAATGCATGGTTGGCTACTGTGTCAACAAGCGGTGGTTGCAATCCTGTATTTACTAATAACAATACCGGTGCACCGAATGCATGTGGTGGTTCTACAACGGTGACTTTTACAGTTACATCAGATTGTGAAGCTCCTAAAACATGTACTGCTTCATTTGCTGTAACTTCTGCACCAGCAGTGATATTGACTTGTCCAAATAATGTGACTGAAGCTCCTTGTCAAACTCAGGCTCAAATAGATTCTAAATTTACAAGCTGGCTAGCTACCGTTTCATTTAGTGGTGGTTGCAATGCAAGTATTGCTAATAATAATAGCGGAGCACCATTGGCCTGTGGAGGATCGAAGACTGTGACATTTACAGTTACTTCTGATTGTGAAGCACCTAAGACTTGTACTGCAACATTTACTGTTACAGCAGCACCTCCGGTTGTTTTAACTTGTCCTAACAATGTTACCGAACCGGCATGTCAAACTCAAAGTCAAATCAATACAAGCTTTACAAATTGGTTGGCTACCGTGAGTTTCAGTGGTGGTTGCAATGCAACTATCTCTAATAATAATGTAGGTGCACCACCTGCATGTGGTGGAGTTGCAACTGTTGTATTTACTGTTACTTCAGATTGTGAAGCACCAAAATCCTGTACGGCAACGTTTACAGTTACTGCTGCAACTGCAGTTGTGTTGACCTGTGCAAACAATGTAACTGAAAATGCATGTCAAACACAAGCTCAAATTGATTCGAAGTTTACAGCTTGGTTAAATACAACAAACTTTACGGGTGGATGTAATGGCGTTTTGAATAATAATAATGCAGGCGCTCCAAATGCATGTGGTGGATCTACCACTGTTACCTTTACAGTGACATCGGATTGTGAAGCTTCTAAAACATGCACTGCATCATTTACTGTTCAGAGTTCACCGGTTGTTTTAACCTGTCCTAATAATGTAACTGAAAATGCATGTCAAACCCAAAGTCAAATTGATTCAAAGTTTGCAGCATGGTTGGGAACTGTAAGTACTTCTGGCGGTTGCAATTCTTTGTTGACAAATAATAACAATGGAGCACCAAATCATTGCGGAGGAACAGCTAGTGTAACTTTTACAGTAACATCAGATTGTGAATCTCCAAAAACCTGTGTTGCTACATTTACTGTATCGAATGCTACTGCTGTTGTTTTAAATTGTCCTTCTAATGTTACAGAAGCAGCTTGTCAAACGCAGAGTGCCATCAATACGAAATTTACTAATTGGTTAGCAACTGCAACTTTTAGCGGTGGTTGTAATGGGGTATTGACAAACAGTGGAGGAACAGCTCCAGATCATTGTGGAGGATCAACTTCAGTTACATTTACCGTTACTTCTGATTGTGAATCACCAAGAACCTGCGTAGCCACATTTACTGTGAGTAATGCAACATCTGTTACACTAACATGTCCGGCAAATGTTACTGAAAATGAATGTCAGACACAAGCTCAAATCAATTCTAAATTTAATGCTTGGTTAGCGACGGTTGCTACAAGTGGAGGTTGTAATCCTATATTAACAAATAATAATACAGGAGCACCTCAAGCCTGTGGTGGATCAACAACGGTAACATTTACGGTAACATCAGATTGTGAAGCACCAAAAACATGTAGTGCTTCATTTACCGTAACTGCTGCGTCTCCAGTAGTGTTGACTTGTCCAAATAACGTAACAGAAGGTTCTTGTCAAACCCAATCACAAATTAATTCCAAATTCAATGCTTGGTTGGCAACGGTGTCAACAAGTGGTGGATGTAATCCTGTATTTACTAATAACAATACAGGGGCACCAAGCGCATGTGGTGGCTCTACAACAGTTACATTTACTGTTACTTCAGATTGTGAAGCACCAAAATCATGTACTGCTTCATTTGCTGTAACTTCAGCACCAGCAGTAGTCTTGACGTGTCCAAATAATGTGACTGAAGCAGCTTGTCAAACACAAGCTCAAATTGATTCTAAATTTACAAGCTGGCTAGCTACCGTTTCATTTAGTGGTGGTTGCAATGCTAGCATTGCAAATAATAATACCGGAGCGCCATTGGCATGTGGTGGATCAAAGACTGTGACATTTACGGTAACTTCTGATTGTGAAGCTCCTAAAACTTGTACTGCAACGTTTGCAGTTACTGCAGCTCCCGTAGTTGTATTAACTTGTCCAAATAATGTAACTGAAGCTGCTTGTCAGTCACAAAGTCAGATAGATACTAAATTCACAAATTGGTTAGCAACTGTTAGTTTCAGTGGTGGTTGTAATGCCAGTATTTCAAACAATAATACTGGTGCACCTCTTGCATGTGGTGGCTCTAAAACAGTCACGTTTACAGTTACCTCAGATTGTGAAGCTCCGAAAACTTGTACTGCAACGTTTACGGTAAATGCTTCGACATCTGTGGTATTGACTTGTGCAAATAATGTAACGGAAAATGCATGTCAAACACAAGCTCAAATTGATTCGAAGTTTACAACTTGGTTAAATACAACAAACTTTACGGGTGGATGTAATGGTGTTTTAACAAATACCAATACAGGTGCTCCAAATGCATGTGGTGGTTCAACCACTGTTACTTTCACAGTGACTTCAGATTGCGAAGCTCCTAAAACTTGCACGGCATCGTTTACTGTTCAGAGTTCACCGGTTGTATTAACTTGTCCAAATAATGTAACTGAAAATGCATGTCAAACACAAAGTCAAATTGATTCGAAGTTTAATGCATGGTTGTCAACTGTTACAACTTCTGGTGGATGTAATTCAGTTTTAACTAACAACAATACCGGTGCTCCGAATAAATGTGGAGGAACTGCTACGGTCACCTTTACGGTTACTTCATCTTGCGAAGCACCTAAAACATGTACAGCAACATTCACCGTATCCAATGCACCAGCAGTTGTATTGAATTGTCCAAATAACGTGACAGAAGCTGCTTGCCAGACTCAATCACAAATAAATACGAAATTCAATAATTGGCTGGCAACTGTAACCACTTCAGGTGGTTGCAATCCTGTATTAACTAATAATAATACGGGTGCTCCTCTTGCATGCGGGGGTACAACTTCCGTTACGTTTTCCGTAACTTCTGATTGTGAAACAACTAAAACATGTGTTGCAAGCTTTACTGTAACTGCAGCTCCTTCGGTTGTTTTGACTTGTCCTAACAATGTTACAGAAGCATCTTGCCAGACTCAAGCTCAAATCGATACCAAATTCAATAATTGGTTAGCGACCGTTTCTACTTCTGGAGGTTGCAATCCTGTTTTCACCAATAACAACACAGGTGCTCCAAATCATTGTGGTGGATCTACAACGGTGACTTTTACAGTTACATCAGATTGTGAAGCTCCTAAAACTTGTACGGCTTCATTTACCGTATCGACTGCTCCAACAGTAATTTTGACTTGTCCATCAAATGTCACCGAAACAAATTGTCAAACTCAGGCTACTATTAATTCAAAGTTCAACGCATGGTTGGCAACCGTTTCAACAAGTGGTGGATGTAATCCTGTATTTTCAAATAACAATACAGGTGCACCGAATGCATGTGGTGGATCTACAACGGTAACTTTTACTGTTACCTCAGATTGTGAAGCTCCAAAAACTTGTACTGCAAGCTTTACTGTGACAGCAGCTCCAACAGTTGTTTTAACTTGTCCAAATAATTTAACCGAAGCAGCCTGTCAAACACAGGCACAGATAGATGGTAAGTTTGCAAATTGGTTAAACACTGTTTCATTTAGTGGCGGATGCAATGCAAGTATTTCTAACAATAATAATGGAGCGCCTCCTGCTTGTGGTGGAAGTAAAACGGTAACTTTTACAGTGACCTCTGATTGTGAAGCACCAAAAACTTGTACGGCAACATTTACTGTTACAGCTGCACCTGCGGTTGTTTTAACTTGCCCTAACAATGTTACCGAACCGGCTTGTCAAACTCAAAGTCAAATCAATACAAGTTTTACAAATTGGTTGGCTACCGTAAGTTTTAGTGGCGGATGTAATGCCAGCATTGCAAATAACAATACAGGTGCACCGAATGCATGTGGTGGTTCAACCACTGTAACATTTACTGTAACTTCAGATTGTGAGGCTCCAAAAACTTGTAGCGCCACTTTTACAGTTACAAATGCTTCTGCTGTTGTGTTAAATTGTGCTTCTAATGCTACTGAAGCTGCATGTCAAACACAAGCACAAATAGATTCTAAATTTAATGCATGGTTGGCAACTGCATCAAGTTCAGGTGGATGCAATAGATCGCTTTCTAATAACAGTACCGGAGCGCCTAATGCTTGCGGTGGATCAACAACAGTAACCTTTACAGTTACTTCAGATTGTGAAGCTCCGAAATCTTGTACTGCGAGTTTCACGGTATTAAGTTCACCTGTTGTGCTGAATTGTCCTAGCAATGTAACAGAAGCTGCTTGTCAAACACAAGCAAGTATCAATACTAAATTTAATAACTGGTTGAATACAGTGAATTTCAGTGGTGGATGCAATGCAAGTATTTCAAACAATAATGTGGGTGCGCCTCAGGCATGCGGAGGTAGTACTACTGTGACTTTTACAGTAACTTCAACATGCGAAAATCCTAAATCATGCACTGCAACATTTACTGTAACTGCGGCACCGGCAGTAGTCTTAACTTGCCCAAATAATGTTACTGAAGCTGCTTGTCAGACCCAATCACAGATCAATACTAAATTTAGTAATTGGTTAGCAACGGTATCAACTTCAGGTGGATGCAATCCTGTTTTGACAAACAACAATACAGGTGCTCCACAAGCATGCGGAGGATCTACAACTGTAACATTTACAGTAACGTCAGATTGCGAATCTGCTAAAACATGTTCTGCTGTTTTTACAGTAACCAATGCCCCTCAGGTTATATTAACCTGTCCTGACAATCAAACTGAAGCCGCTTGTCAAACTACTGCCCAAATAAATCAAAAGTTTGCTGCATGGTTGGCAACAGCATCTGTAGCAGGTGGTTGCAATAGTGTGCTTTCAAACAATAATAATGGGGCACCAAATGCTTGTGGTGGTTCAGTTACCGTAACATTTACCGTCACCTCTGATTGCCAAACTACCGTGACATGCTCTTCCGTATTTGCAGTTACAACCGCACCGGCAGTTTCCATGAGTTGTCCTGTCAATGTAACAGAAGCAGCTTGTCAAACACAAGCCAGCATCAATCAGAAGTTTTCAGATTGGCTAGCCACTTTAAATGTTACAGGAGGTTGCAATACCGTTGTTACAAATAATAATAATGGAGCTCCTGCGGCATGTGGTGGTTCCAAAACTGTTATTTTTACTGCCACCAGCTCATGTGAAAATCCAGTGACTTGCAGCGCCACATTTACTGTCACGGCGCCAGCTCCTTTAACAGTAACTTGTCCAATTGATTTAAACTTAAATGGTTGCAGAACACAATTTGATGTAGATACTGCTTTTGTAAATTGGCTTAACAGCATTAAAACTACTGGAGGTTGCAATGTAACTGTTGCAAATAATAACAGCGGTGCACCAAATGTTTGTGGTGGAACCAAAACAGTTCAATTCACAGTGACAAGTAGTTGTGAATCTCCAAAAACTTGTTCTGCCACATTTGCAGTAATTCCGTTAGCTCAACCTCAGATTACCTGTCCAAATAATATTACTATCAATTGTGATGAATCTACGCTACCAGCAAGAACCGGTAATGCAACCGGTATCGATGGTTGCGGCGATAATGGTACTATAACTTATCAGGATCAAGTCGTGCCAGGAAATTGTTCAGGCAATTACGTAATCAATAGAACCTGGACTATAACGGATCGTTGTGGAGGTACTGATGATTGTGTTCAAACCATTACCCTGATCGATAACAAAGCGCCGACATTTACGATGCCTAATGATATTATAATTTATAACAAGCGTACCAATGCCGGTACTGCAACCTTGGTTAATTATGATTTCAATTTTGGAAATTCTTATATTTCTTTAGCACCAAAACTGTATAGTGGAATTACTTCAATCATGTCAAATTCAGTAAATCCATTTATGCGTACGAATGGTACTCCTTCTGCCGGCTTGGCTTTTGCAAATAATCCAGTTGCTGGAAAAGCATTAACTGTTGCAAATTCCTTCTCATCAGGAGGTAATTGGCAGTTCAATATTTCAGGACGTAATCTTGCGGCCTTTACTAATTTCAAAGTTTATGTTCAGGCATTCCGCAAAGGAACAGGCAGCGCAACCAATTTAATCATGGAAGTGAGTACCGATGCAACAAATTGGACCACCTTCAGCAACACCGCATTGACTACAGGTACCTGGGTTGAATGCACGGCTTCTGTACCTGGAATTTCATATCCGACTCAATTCTATATCAGGATTAGATATTCCGGTGGTTCAAATACAGATCCAAAAGATCTTCATATTGACAATTTCCAAATTCAGGGATATCGCGATGCGAAGCTTTGTGATTTTGATGATGTACCAGATATAACGGGTTATCCTACTAATATCAGCGATGCGTGTGATCAAAATCCTACTGCTACTTACAGTGATTCTGCAGCTATTGCCGATTGTGTTTCGAAAGTTTATAGAACCTGGACCGTTACTGATGAATGTGGCAATGCTAAGGTTGGAAGCACTAAACAGGTTATTACAATTAAAGACACCTTGGGTCCTGTAATTACTTGTCCATCTGGAAGTTCTTTGTCTAGAAAAGCAGATACCACTAAATGTCATTACACGGTTATAAATAATGAATTGGATGCAACAGCAACCGATGACTGTTTTGATCCTTCAACTGTTAGAAATAATTGGAACAACAATAGTACATTATCAGGTGTGCAACTTCCTGTTGGAGTACATACTATTATTTGGACAGCTACAGATAATTGTGGCAATACATCAACTTGTTCATTTGCAATTACAATTTTTGAAATTGAACCTCCAGTGGCACGATGCAAAGGCGATTCGATCCTATTGGATTCCACCGGTAATTACACTATAACCGTTAATAACATCAATGCCGGTTCAACTGATAACTGCGGAATTAAATCGATGAAATTAAATCGCTACGTGTATGGGTGCGATGACATTCCTTCAAGAAAGGTCATTTTAACTGTTACGGATTCTACAGGATTATCTGATACTTGCGAAGCAGATTTAAAAATACGGGATGGTTTAGCACCTAAATTGACTTGTAAAAACATTAGCATTGTATTACCTCCAAGTGGTACCAAAACAATTACAGCAGATAGTGTCCTTTCTTTTGCAAAGGATAATTGTGGTATTACCAAGAAAACTGTAACTCCAAATACTTTCACATGCTCAAGCAGCAAAGTAACCACAGTGACGGTTGAAGCAAGAGATGTTACAGGAAATACGAGTACCTGTACTGCGACTGTAACGATATCCAATACTCAGGATTCTGATTGTGATGGGGTTTGGGATGTATGCGATATCTGTCCAGGAGGTGATGATAAAGTAGACAACGACGGGGATGGAAAGCCCGACTGTAAATTCCCACCGATCTTCCCTAAAGTCAAGAGTACCTGGAAATGCGGTACCAATCCAAATCGCGTGTACATAGCTAAAATTGGCACAAATGGAAAATGTACCACGACCTGTGTAAACTATTTAACCTGGGTTAATAATCCGGGGCCGAATGAATACCTCGGTCCTTGTAAATCGTGTCCGGAAGGATTGCTAGGATATCCGGATGTATTTAAAGGACTTCTTGGTGATACTTCGGATGATTCGGAACGCAATGCAAATGATCCAGAAAACGGCTTGCCTTTCCGCATCGTTCCAAATCCAAATTTTGGTGTATTTGATTTGGTTTTTGATGCCATCGTAGAAGATGGAACGTTGGAAATCTACAATTTAATGGGTGAAAAAGTTTGGATGCAACGGATTACTGGAAATACTGAACGATTATCCATGAACTCCAATGAATTTAAGAATGGAGCCGCGGGTGTTTACCGAATTGTATTGAAGAATAATGCAGGAAAGTCAGTTCAGACTTTATTGATAATGAAATAATGTTCGGAATCAAACCTTGGTTTTTAAAAGGCTGAGGTTTGATTCTTATTGTTAATATGAATACAGGAATTCTTTACTTATTTAAGCAATTTATACTTGTAAGTTTATTATTTACAATAGGTACATTAATATCAAATATTATTTTTTATTCTGTAATTGAAGTTGATCTGCATCGCTGGATTTTTACTGCATCTGGTTTGACAATTTTTTTATTTAGCTTTAAATTTCTTAATTATCGTTCGCATGGATTGGCGTTTGATAATTCTGATTTAAAATTATCATTGATTCCAGAATATCAAAAAATTACTATTAGTAAATTAAAACTTTCTGATTTGATTAATCGTATTAAATATGATTACAAATTTTCTGAAAGTACGGTTTCAATTCAGGAAAATATAATTGATATTGATTTAAAGGAAGATTTTTGGAAGAGTGAACATATTGAAATTAAACAGTTAGATACAACTGATAAGCATGTTACTTATTTAATAAAATCTACTTCAAGACATTGGTGGTTAGCCGGAGGCTTGTTTCTCGGCGACTTTGGTGAAAATAAATGCAATGTAAATTACTTAGAAAAATTAATTATTGCTTAGTGGATTGTGGTATTTTAGGCTTTATATTTAATCGCAAAGCCTGATCGTAAATTATATAATTCCAAAGCCAGTTTATAAACACAATCAGTTTATTTCGTACGCCTATCAGGTAGTAAATATGGACAAAAAGCCAGCCAATCCACGCAATGAATCCACTTAGAAACAAGCTCTTGTATTGTAGTACTGCTTTTGAACGTCCAATGGTAGCCATACTTCCTTTATCCCAATAATTAAAAGCTAGCCGATTTTTTAAATTAGATTTATTTAGTCGTTTGGCCAAATAACTGGCTTGTTGCAATGCAACTGGTGCCAATCCTGGAAGCCCTGAAGGGTATTTAGCCGTTTCCATATAGGCAATATCACCAAGCGCATATACATCCTTCCATATTGGAACTTCACAATATTGATTTACTGATATTTTTCTACCGGGAGCATTGTGAGCAACTTCAAGTCCTTTGATGGCAGTTCCGACAACACCGGCAGCCCAAATAATTTTTTGACTTTTTAAGAACAAGCCATTTGAAAGTTCCAGTTGATCCTCTTTAATATCTGTAACCTTTGTATTCAAATGAATGCATACACCCATTTTAGTTAATTCTTCATAAGCTTTTAGGGATGCTTTTTCAGTCATTGTATCAAGTAATCTGGAACTTGCCTGGATTAAATGGATCTGCATTTTAGAAGCGTCAAGATCCGGGTAATCCTTTGGCAAGATATGTTTTTTCATTTCAGAAAGTGCCCCAGCCAGTTCCACCCCGGTTGGACCTCCCCCAATAATTATGATATTCATCAATCGTTCTTGAGCACTGGCATCATTGCTTAAAACAGCTTGCTCTAAATCATTTAAAATGCAATTTCTCAGATACAGAGCTTCTGATACTGATTTTAAAGGAATTGTATACTTTTCAAAATTCAGATTTCCGTAATAGTTAGTTTGAGAACCCGTTGCTATTATTAATACATCATATACCAGGGATCCAGTATCAGTATAAATAACTTTATGAATCGGATCAATTTCAGCAATATCAAGCGTACGAATGAATATGTCCTTTTTATTTCTGAAATTTTTTCTCAATGGAAAACAGATTGAGCTTGGCTCAATTCCAGACATTGCAACCTGATAAAAAAGGGGTTGAAATTGGAAATAATTATTTTTATCAATGAGCACAATTTGATAAATTTTACTATCAATTCGATTAGCAAATTTAAATCCAGCAAAACCGCCTCCAATTATCACAATTCTAGGTTTATTAGAATTTGGAATGTTAAAGGGCATTGTTAAAGTTTGATTATTTTTACACCTTAATATCAGTTTCACTTAAAATAACAATTAATCCGCATTTATGTTTTTTACTGAATTCGTGGACACCGCTAAACGTTTTATCAGATATGCAATGATTGATACACAATCAGATCCTGCTTCATTGGAGTATCCATCAACCAAAAAGCAATTTGATTTATTGAAACTTCTTTATAATGAACTTAAAGAAGCTGGAATTGAGCAGGTTGAGCTAGATGATTACGGATATGTTTTTGCCACGATTCCTTCAAATAGTGATAAAAACCTACCTACCATTTGCTTTTGTGCCCATGTTGACACTGCACCTGATTGTAGTGGAAGCAATGTAAAACCCTTGCTGCATAAAAACTATTCCGGGCAAAACATAGTTCTTCCAGATGATCCTTCAATTGTAATTACTCCAAATGACTACCCTCTTTTAAATTCAAAGACAGGTGAAAACATAATTACTGCCAGTGGACTCACCTTATTGGGATCAGATGATAAAGCAGGCGTTACCGCCATTATGGAAGCAGCCTTGTATCTAAAAAATCATCCTGAGATCAAACACGGACCGATAAGAATACTTTTTACACCTGATGAAGAAATTGGAAAAGGTGTAGCTTACCTCGACATGAAAAAATTAAATGCAGATTATGGCTATACTTTAGATGGAGGCCCGCTCGGGGATTTAGAAGACGAAACATTTTCTGCTGATGCAGTCCATATAACGATTGAAGGGGTTTCTACTCATCCCGGTTATGCTAAAGGCAAAATGGAAAATGCAATTAAAATTGCATCTGAAATTATTTCATCCCTGCCCAAAGAATATTTAGCTCCGGAGGTTACAGAAGGTAGGCAAGGTTTTGTCCACCCGGTTAAATTAGAAGCCGAATTGGAAAAAGCTAAAATCTATTTGATTATTAGAGATTTTGATACAAAGAAACTTAAAGAACATGAAGATGTCTTGGAGCAAATTGTAAAGCAGGTTTTATTAACATACCCTGGTAGTAATTATACTTTTTCAGTTTCAGAACAATACAGAAACATGAAAGAGATATTAATTGACCACCCTCAGGTTACTCAATATGCTGAATTGGCAATGATTGAAGCTGGAATTAAACCCAACAAAGGCTTGATTCGAGGCGGGACCGATGGTAGTAAATTAAGTTTTATGGGACTTCCTTGTCCAAATTTATTTGCGGGCGAACAAGCGATCCACTCAAAAAAAGAATGGGTTAGTGAACAAGACATGCAAAAAGCAGCGGAAGTAATAGTAAGAATTTGTCAAATTTGGGAACGCAATGGATAAAGTTCTTAAAATTCCAGTATTTCCACTTCCTGTAGTGGTCTTTCCAGATGAAGAAATCAGACTTCATATTTTCGAACAACGTTATAAGCAATTAATACAAGATTGCTCTGATACAGGTCTTGTTTTTGCTATCCTTCCAATAGTTGATGATAGAATTCAGGAATACGGGACACTGGTTAGACTAAAAGAAATTGTAAAAACCTATGAGGATGGACGATTTGATATACGTCTGGAAGCCATTGGTCAAGTTAAAAATGTTGCATTGCACAATCGTTGGTCAGGAAAACTATATGGAGCCATAGATGCCCAGGCAATAGATGATATCAGTATAGGTGACCAAGAATTATTAGATAAAATTAAACAGCAATTTGGGGTTCTATGTGAAATCAATCAAGCACAACCCTATCATTCCATTCTTTGGGAACAATTTAGAAGTTATAAATTAGGCCATTATGTTGGTTTTACTTTAAAGGAGGAATATCAATTTAGTACTCTTAAAACTGAAAATGAACGACTTCAA from Saprospiraceae bacterium includes:
- the pepT gene encoding peptidase T, which produces MFFTEFVDTAKRFIRYAMIDTQSDPASLEYPSTKKQFDLLKLLYNELKEAGIEQVELDDYGYVFATIPSNSDKNLPTICFCAHVDTAPDCSGSNVKPLLHKNYSGQNIVLPDDPSIVITPNDYPLLNSKTGENIITASGLTLLGSDDKAGVTAIMEAALYLKNHPEIKHGPIRILFTPDEEIGKGVAYLDMKKLNADYGYTLDGGPLGDLEDETFSADAVHITIEGVSTHPGYAKGKMENAIKIASEIISSLPKEYLAPEVTEGRQGFVHPVKLEAELEKAKIYLIIRDFDTKKLKEHEDVLEQIVKQVLLTYPGSNYTFSVSEQYRNMKEILIDHPQVTQYAELAMIEAGIKPNKGLIRGGTDGSKLSFMGLPCPNLFAGEQAIHSKKEWVSEQDMQKAAEVIVRICQIWERNG
- a CDS encoding LON peptidase substrate-binding domain-containing protein, whose product is MDKVLKIPVFPLPVVVFPDEEIRLHIFEQRYKQLIQDCSDTGLVFAILPIVDDRIQEYGTLVRLKEIVKTYEDGRFDIRLEAIGQVKNVALHNRWSGKLYGAIDAQAIDDISIGDQELLDKIKQQFGVLCEINQAQPYHSILWEQFRSYKLGHYVGFTLKEEYQFSTLKTENERLQKLLNQLELMIAQSTTRKEWLKNMNMNGEFRNFGKESIKGIS
- a CDS encoding NAD(P)/FAD-dependent oxidoreductase gives rise to the protein MPFNIPNSNKPRIVIIGGGFAGFKFANRIDSKIYQIVLIDKNNYFQFQPLFYQVAMSGIEPSSICFPLRKNFRNKKDIFIRTLDIAEIDPIHKVIYTDTGSLVYDVLIIATGSQTNYYGNLNFEKYTIPLKSVSEALYLRNCILNDLEQAVLSNDASAQERLMNIIIIGGGPTGVELAGALSEMKKHILPKDYPDLDASKMQIHLIQASSRLLDTMTEKASLKAYEELTKMGVCIHLNTKVTDIKEDQLELSNGLFLKSQKIIWAAGVVGTAIKGLEVAHNAPGRKISVNQYCEVPIWKDVYALGDIAYMETAKYPSGLPGLAPVALQQASYLAKRLNKSNLKNRLAFNYWDKGSMATIGRSKAVLQYKSLFLSGFIAWIGWLFVHIYYLIGVRNKLIVFINWLWNYIIYDQALRLNIKPKIPQSTKQ